A stretch of the Veillonella parvula DSM 2008 genome encodes the following:
- a CDS encoding DUF805 domain-containing protein, with translation MKSCPYCGHEVLKTDCYCPECGHVSRPQISLDKYNLGLIENFKQCLVYKYADFDGRASRSEYWHFFLVYQLLFVAILFTCAFLSYISPLSSVVGVGFGLVILVLLSVIMVIPGVAVSVRRLHDQGRSGGLVFIGFIPVVGTIILLILMALPGESLSNRFGPPTGQVVVTKQMARELGLIDTTPSMGLTAGLFCAIFVLWFLVDKLLMTSAM, from the coding sequence ATGAAATCTTGTCCCTACTGTGGACATGAAGTGTTAAAAACAGATTGTTACTGTCCAGAATGTGGGCATGTTAGTAGGCCACAAATCTCGTTAGATAAATACAATCTAGGCTTGATTGAAAACTTTAAACAATGTTTGGTTTATAAATATGCTGACTTTGATGGTCGTGCAAGTCGTAGTGAATATTGGCATTTCTTTTTAGTCTATCAATTGTTGTTTGTGGCCATTCTATTTACTTGTGCTTTTTTGAGCTATATTAGCCCACTGTCTAGTGTAGTAGGCGTAGGTTTTGGCTTGGTCATTCTTGTTCTTTTGTCCGTGATTATGGTTATTCCTGGCGTGGCCGTTTCAGTACGACGCTTACACGATCAAGGCCGATCAGGCGGACTTGTATTTATTGGATTCATCCCGGTGGTAGGGACCATTATCCTGTTGATCCTTATGGCTCTACCTGGTGAAAGCCTATCAAATCGCTTTGGTCCTCCTACAGGTCAAGTGGTTGTAACAAAACAAATGGCCCGTGAATTAGGTCTTATTGATACTACGCCATCTATGGGGCTAACTGCAGGACTATTCTGCGCTATCTTTGTGCTTTGGTTCTTGGTAGATAAACTACTTATGACTAGTGCGATGTAG
- a CDS encoding helix-turn-helix transcriptional regulator: MANKIKLYRTMLGLSQHELAGKVGVTRATINSIENGKTIPSLKLANDIAVVLGRSINDVFYTLN; this comes from the coding sequence ATGGCAAACAAAATTAAGCTTTATAGAACGATGTTGGGCTTATCTCAGCATGAATTAGCGGGAAAAGTAGGTGTTACTAGAGCGACAATTAATAGTATCGAAAATGGAAAAACGATTCCTAGTTTAAAATTAGCAAATGATATAGCCGTAGTTCTCGGTAGAAGCATAAACGATGTATTTTATACATTGAATTAA
- a CDS encoding radical SAM/SPASM domain-containing protein, with protein MNSMLHDRTYLFNIKGVNIIGNGENGAIIGLDDAGIDFVNRMKAGLIEEDTLNNDEKQIMAALNEFGYFKKDTSVLKNAYLHVTDRCNLSCVGCYSYIEERNTQKDLTTAQLKHIVDQLVACGVERLVISGGEPFIRNDMADILAHIKKHNISVAVITNGTMDWNRVEKAIPFIDSLSVSVDGYNRETRFIRNEGIMGKVLDFVEHFKSLVHVHLIFTLHKKNIKYMRNYIRLAEGLKVSFNFSIFTVDPYDKTFSDFILDDNDIYEIVKVINEGDNVYIEDSVINGNSDGIEGLCCKVGCGLGCKMVSIAANGEVYPCHMLHKDTMKMGDIKTDSLKNILKNKESIWSHMTVDNVKGCSSCDYKYMCGGGCRGRSYLYDNVIDNKDPFCMLTKLYLEQRTKVFENFTK; from the coding sequence ATGAACAGCATGCTTCATGATAGAACATATTTATTTAATATTAAGGGAGTAAATATTATTGGCAATGGAGAAAATGGGGCAATAATAGGATTAGATGATGCCGGTATAGACTTCGTTAATAGAATGAAAGCAGGCTTAATTGAAGAAGATACGCTTAATAATGATGAAAAACAAATTATGGCTGCATTAAATGAGTTTGGTTATTTTAAAAAAGACACTAGTGTCTTGAAAAATGCCTATCTTCATGTGACGGATAGATGTAATTTAAGTTGTGTAGGTTGTTACTCGTATATAGAAGAAAGAAATACACAAAAAGATTTAACTACTGCACAGTTAAAGCATATTGTTGATCAATTAGTAGCTTGTGGGGTTGAGCGGTTAGTTATATCAGGTGGAGAACCTTTTATAAGAAATGATATGGCAGACATTTTGGCACATATTAAAAAACATAATATAAGTGTTGCGGTCATTACTAATGGTACAATGGATTGGAATCGAGTAGAGAAAGCAATCCCCTTCATTGATAGTTTAAGTGTATCTGTAGATGGATATAATAGAGAAACCAGATTTATCAGAAATGAAGGAATAATGGGCAAGGTCTTAGATTTTGTGGAACACTTTAAGAGTCTTGTACATGTTCATTTGATATTTACTTTACATAAAAAGAATATTAAATATATGAGAAATTATATTCGGCTGGCTGAAGGTTTAAAAGTATCCTTTAATTTCAGTATATTTACAGTCGATCCATATGATAAAACTTTCTCAGACTTTATTTTAGATGATAATGATATTTATGAAATTGTAAAAGTAATTAATGAAGGAGACAATGTTTATATAGAAGATAGTGTTATTAATGGAAATAGTGATGGAATAGAGGGTCTATGTTGTAAAGTGGGCTGTGGATTGGGTTGCAAAATGGTTAGTATTGCAGCAAATGGAGAGGTTTATCCATGCCATATGCTTCATAAGGATACTATGAAGATGGGGGATATTAAAACGGATTCTTTGAAAAATATTCTAAAAAATAAGGAATCTATATGGTCTCATATGACAGTAGATAATGTTAAAGGTTGTAGTAGTTGTGACTATAAATATATGTGTGGCGGAGGTTGTCGAGGAAGATCTTACTTATATGATAATGTTATAGACAATAAAGATCCATTCTGTATGTTAACAAAGTTATATTTAGAACAGCGAACTAAAGTTTTTGAAAATTTTACAAAGTAA
- a CDS encoding ABC transporter ATP-binding protein, with translation MKRFSLLFQRPLLAIGSLILAVLYSIMMPMLAILMQWITNSLVENQGIDFFQIFICLGFAIGIFILSTLYVLTKDRLINFIIKNEKQRIFNQLFSKNISDFREDNTSTYTTILNQDIYIIERDYFETLYSIIGAVSTVIVSLVIMWSIYFKIVFIMLGLVIIGLAIPNLLGSKMGKYKKEYLGSFGQFNGVIKDYFNAFEVIKSYRVLKNIISSFNFYNNDLENKRLRSKLFEDFVLLLSTVTAFILGLTMFLICAYYVSINEIRVGDMIAVVQLSNSIMSPIMMILLSLGQVVSAKKIWNHIDQIKLRKDNATDIDTIEKPINNQINFSKSIDFKHISFAYPGKERNILNDINLSFKKGKKYAIVGTSGSGKTTLLKLILRYYDSYLGSITFDEYDYHQINDEVVYDNITYMQQHSVMFNDTLEYNLTLGNTVSEELLSQSIDKANLKGIIERLDKGIKTIVQENGNNFSGGEKKRIEICRALLKQSNIIIVDEFSFGLDNLTAKTLEQELVSLDATVINVTHFLEKDILKLYDEIIVIEDGTIKEVGYFDDLYKKGFLFYRLIEKGGLINEQHAS, from the coding sequence ATGAAACGATTTAGTTTACTATTTCAAAGACCTTTACTTGCCATAGGTTCTTTGATTTTGGCTGTTCTTTATTCCATAATGATGCCGATGTTAGCAATATTGATGCAATGGATTACTAATTCGTTAGTTGAAAATCAGGGAATTGATTTCTTCCAGATATTTATATGCTTAGGGTTTGCGATAGGTATTTTTATATTATCTACTTTATATGTATTGACAAAAGATAGATTGATTAATTTTATAATAAAAAATGAGAAACAACGCATATTCAATCAATTATTCAGCAAAAATATAAGTGACTTTCGAGAGGATAATACATCTACTTATACTACCATTCTGAATCAAGATATATATATTATAGAGCGAGACTATTTTGAGACACTATACAGTATTATAGGAGCTGTATCTACTGTTATTGTATCACTTGTGATTATGTGGTCCATATATTTTAAAATAGTCTTCATTATGTTAGGTCTTGTGATAATTGGGTTGGCTATTCCTAATTTATTGGGATCTAAGATGGGGAAATATAAGAAAGAATATCTTGGTAGCTTTGGACAGTTTAATGGAGTCATAAAGGATTATTTCAATGCCTTTGAAGTGATAAAGTCGTATCGTGTATTGAAAAATATTATAAGCTCTTTTAATTTTTATAATAATGACCTTGAAAATAAGAGGCTAAGGAGTAAATTATTTGAAGATTTCGTTCTGCTGCTTTCTACTGTTACTGCATTCATTCTAGGACTTACCATGTTTTTGATATGTGCATATTATGTAAGTATAAATGAAATACGTGTAGGAGATATGATTGCGGTCGTACAGCTTTCAAATAGTATTATGAGTCCCATCATGATGATACTACTGTCGTTAGGTCAAGTTGTTTCAGCAAAAAAAATATGGAATCATATCGATCAGATTAAGTTGAGAAAAGATAACGCAACTGATATTGATACAATTGAGAAGCCTATTAATAATCAAATTAATTTTTCTAAAAGTATAGATTTTAAACATATAAGTTTTGCATATCCCGGAAAAGAACGAAATATACTCAATGATATTAATCTTAGTTTCAAAAAAGGTAAAAAATATGCAATTGTAGGCACATCTGGGAGTGGTAAGACGACATTGTTGAAACTGATTTTACGTTATTATGATAGTTATTTAGGAAGCATAACTTTTGATGAATATGACTATCATCAAATTAATGATGAAGTAGTGTATGACAATATCACTTATATGCAGCAACATAGCGTAATGTTTAATGATACTTTGGAATACAACTTGACATTAGGCAATACTGTTTCAGAGGAACTCCTATCTCAATCCATTGATAAAGCAAATTTAAAGGGGATTATAGAACGTTTGGATAAAGGAATTAAAACAATTGTTCAAGAGAATGGAAATAACTTCTCCGGTGGAGAGAAAAAGCGGATTGAAATATGTAGGGCACTTTTAAAACAATCAAATATTATTATAGTTGATGAGTTTTCTTTTGGACTGGATAATCTTACAGCGAAAACTTTGGAACAGGAACTTGTAAGTCTTGATGCAACTGTTATTAATGTAACGCATTTTTTAGAAAAAGATATTTTGAAACTGTATGATGAAATTATTGTGATAGAAGATGGAACTATTAAAGAGGTCGGCTATTTTGATGATTTGTATAAAAAGGGATTTCTATTCTATAGACTCATTGAAAAAGGAGGGCTAATAAATGAACAGCATGCTTCATGA
- a CDS encoding CPBP family intramembrane glutamic endopeptidase — protein sequence MDRSKSYKEKIYIDIVVLSIFPVFFTIISGIIVDLLIGDLRYGHLSSALTVWISMIIGMFIFPIIYLRKNDNAVCNPVDLGLEIDFPLDVILITLVIIFLIVVKTMIFKGDIVFALVQNIPIAFCEEFWCKGVIFTQLKHIFKNNYIVILISAIIFAFITHLGQSFLANLVVRFPFGLVSGFIYYKTGKLIYPVLLHLLYNAMIV from the coding sequence ATGGATCGAAGCAAATCATATAAAGAAAAAATCTATATCGATATTGTTGTTTTATCTATATTTCCAGTTTTCTTTACGATTATCTCAGGGATAATCGTAGACCTTCTTATTGGTGATTTACGATATGGGCATCTTTCTTCAGCACTTACAGTTTGGATAAGTATGATTATAGGAATGTTCATTTTTCCTATTATTTATTTGCGTAAGAATGATAATGCTGTGTGTAATCCTGTTGATTTAGGGTTGGAAATTGATTTTCCTCTCGATGTAATTCTTATCACACTTGTGATTATATTTCTTATAGTTGTAAAGACTATGATTTTTAAAGGAGATATTGTTTTTGCTCTTGTGCAGAACATACCAATCGCTTTTTGTGAGGAGTTTTGGTGTAAAGGTGTTATCTTTACACAATTGAAACATATATTCAAAAATAATTATATAGTTATACTTATATCGGCAATAATATTTGCTTTTATAACGCATTTAGGACAGAGTTTTTTAGCGAATCTTGTCGTTAGGTTTCCATTTGGACTTGTTTCTGGATTTATTTATTATAAAACTGGAAAATTAATTTATCCTGTTTTATTGCATTTATTATATAATGCAATGATTGTTTGA